From the genome of Amycolatopsis sp. NBC_01488, one region includes:
- a CDS encoding lectin, whose protein sequence is MVLRTLMRLSAATVLALAGLIPVPASAAQLVTDPASLVNPFIGTSNAADDFPGADAPFGMLQWSPDTPSRPDGGGYEYNDSSVTGFSLTHLSGPGCGADGDVPILPTVGAVNTGATVSFSHGNESASPGAYSVNLGNGVNTELAAALRSGIGRFTFPSTSQANLQFKLNGSQNGTSNQTWTVVSPTEVSGSVTSGHFCGAGFTYTLYFDVVFDRPFSSSGTAAAAAVTPKAAPGKLHGAATAKAAPDAGPGSAYVRFDTTTNRTVQAKVGISYVSVANAVDNRAADIPAFDFAATKQAAHDGWNSLLGRIQVAGGTAAQQRVFYTALYHSLLHPNVFSDRNGQYIGFDNQVHTVASGHSAQYANFSGWDIYRTQAQLTALLAPSQTSDIAQSMVADYAQGGGLPKWAQNNGETYVMVGDPGTAILASYYAFGARNFDTSAALQAMLKEASVLNNVRPGLNALNAPGYLPANGTYQCCNFYGPVSTQLEYDTADFALSAFAGALGDTANQAFYAGRAQNWKNTFNSSSGFMQPKDASGAWTGGFDPASGSNFVEGTSWQYTGMVPFNVAGLAAARGGNASLVSYLDSVLAGFHGSGGSQADLGNEPSLELPWEYDYVGQPYKTQKVVRQVQDQIWTDAPGGLAGNDDLGAMSAWYVFSALGFYPMTPGTADLALGSPLFTQAVVTLPSGTTLTVNAPAAADNAPYVQSATWNGSAWNSAYVPTSALGSGGTLAFTLGTSANTSWAASSPPPSYNGTLPHLGPLTSGLAGKCADVAQSGTGNGTHVQLYTCNSTGAQKWFSAADGSLQAQGGCLDVSNSGTANGTKVQLWQCNSSGAQKWQAGTAGALVNPQSGRCLDDPGSTTTDGTQLQIYDCNQSAAQSWTRG, encoded by the coding sequence ATGGTCTTGCGTACCCTCATGCGGCTGTCCGCCGCGACCGTCCTGGCCTTGGCCGGGCTGATCCCCGTTCCCGCCTCCGCGGCGCAACTGGTCACCGATCCCGCGTCGCTGGTCAACCCCTTCATCGGCACGTCCAACGCCGCCGACGACTTCCCCGGCGCGGACGCCCCGTTCGGCATGCTCCAGTGGAGCCCCGACACGCCCAGCCGTCCCGACGGCGGCGGGTACGAGTACAACGACTCGTCCGTCACCGGGTTCAGCCTGACGCACCTGTCGGGCCCCGGCTGCGGCGCCGACGGCGACGTCCCGATCCTGCCGACGGTCGGCGCGGTGAACACCGGCGCGACCGTGTCCTTCAGCCACGGCAACGAATCCGCGAGCCCGGGCGCCTACTCGGTGAACCTCGGCAACGGGGTCAACACCGAGCTGGCCGCCGCGCTGCGGTCCGGGATCGGCCGGTTCACGTTCCCGTCGACGTCCCAGGCCAACCTGCAGTTCAAGCTCAACGGCAGCCAGAACGGCACGTCGAACCAGACGTGGACGGTGGTCAGCCCGACCGAGGTGTCCGGTTCGGTCACGTCCGGGCACTTCTGCGGCGCGGGCTTCACCTACACCCTCTACTTCGACGTCGTCTTCGACCGGCCGTTCAGCTCGAGCGGCACGGCCGCGGCCGCCGCGGTGACCCCGAAGGCGGCACCCGGGAAGCTGCACGGAGCCGCGACGGCCAAGGCCGCGCCGGACGCCGGGCCGGGCAGCGCGTACGTCCGGTTCGACACGACGACCAACCGCACGGTGCAGGCCAAGGTCGGCATCTCCTACGTCTCGGTCGCCAACGCGGTCGACAACCGCGCGGCCGACATCCCGGCGTTCGACTTCGCCGCGACCAAGCAGGCCGCGCACGACGGCTGGAACTCCCTGCTCGGCCGGATCCAGGTCGCCGGCGGCACCGCGGCGCAGCAACGCGTCTTCTACACCGCGCTCTACCACTCGCTGCTGCACCCCAACGTGTTCTCCGACCGCAACGGGCAGTACATCGGGTTCGACAACCAGGTGCACACCGTCGCGAGTGGACACTCGGCGCAGTACGCCAACTTCTCCGGCTGGGACATCTACCGCACGCAAGCGCAGCTGACCGCGCTGCTGGCGCCGTCGCAGACGAGCGACATCGCGCAGTCGATGGTCGCCGACTACGCCCAGGGCGGCGGGCTGCCCAAGTGGGCGCAGAACAACGGCGAGACCTACGTCATGGTCGGTGACCCCGGCACCGCGATCCTCGCGAGCTATTACGCCTTCGGGGCGCGGAACTTCGACACGTCGGCGGCCCTGCAGGCGATGCTGAAGGAAGCAAGCGTGCTCAACAACGTCCGGCCGGGGCTCAACGCCCTGAACGCCCCGGGCTACCTCCCGGCCAACGGCACCTACCAGTGCTGCAACTTCTACGGCCCGGTCTCGACGCAGCTGGAGTACGACACGGCGGACTTCGCGCTCTCGGCGTTCGCCGGGGCGCTGGGCGACACCGCGAACCAGGCGTTCTACGCGGGCCGCGCGCAGAACTGGAAGAACACCTTCAACTCCTCCAGCGGGTTCATGCAGCCCAAGGACGCGAGCGGCGCCTGGACCGGCGGCTTCGACCCGGCCAGCGGCTCGAACTTCGTCGAGGGCACGTCCTGGCAGTACACCGGCATGGTGCCGTTCAACGTGGCGGGCCTCGCCGCGGCGCGCGGCGGCAACGCGTCGCTGGTCAGCTACCTCGACAGCGTGCTGGCCGGGTTCCACGGCAGCGGCGGGTCGCAGGCCGACCTCGGCAACGAGCCGAGCCTCGAGCTGCCGTGGGAGTACGACTACGTCGGGCAGCCGTACAAGACGCAGAAGGTCGTCCGGCAGGTCCAGGACCAGATCTGGACCGACGCGCCGGGCGGGCTGGCCGGCAACGACGACCTCGGCGCGATGAGCGCGTGGTACGTGTTCTCCGCCCTGGGCTTCTACCCGATGACGCCGGGGACGGCCGACCTGGCGCTGGGCAGCCCGCTGTTCACGCAGGCGGTGGTGACGTTGCCGAGCGGCACCACGCTGACGGTGAACGCCCCGGCGGCGGCGGACAACGCCCCGTACGTCCAGAGCGCCACGTGGAACGGCTCGGCGTGGAACAGCGCGTACGTGCCGACGTCGGCGCTGGGTTCGGGCGGGACCCTGGCGTTCACCTTGGGAACCTCGGCGAACACGTCGTGGGCGGCTTCGAGCCCGCCGCCGTCGTACAACGGGACGTTGCCGCACCTGGGCCCGCTGACGTCGGGCCTCGCGGGCAAGTGCGCGGACGTGGCGCAGAGCGGCACGGGCAACGGCACGCACGTCCAGCTGTACACGTGCAACTCGACCGGAGCCCAGAAGTGGTTCTCGGCAGCGGACGGCTCGCTGCAGGCCCAGGGCGGCTGCCTGGACGTGAGCAACAGCGGCACGGCGAACGGCACGAAGGTCCAGCTGTGGCAGTGCAACAGCTCCGGAGCCCAGAAGTGGCAGGCGGGCACCGCGGGAGCACTGGTGAACCCCCAGTCGGGCAGGTGCCTGGACGACCCGGGCAGCACCACGACCGACGGGACACAGCTGCAGATCTACGACTGCAACCAGAGCGCGGCCCAGAGCTGGACCCGCGGCTGA
- a CDS encoding dihydrofolate reductase family protein, with protein MAKLLYGFSCSVDGFVAGPGGDMSWLTPYLGPDPLVDELIPEIGALLVGRRTFGGDDPHRGGEGEGKPFGGGWEGPQFVLTHRPAAPAPGITFVDNLVGAVDAAKAAAGEKYVNVLGADVARQCLEAGLLDEILALPVPVLLGDGVRMFDYPGGKAVALEVLRPNWYRVVSEKQG; from the coding sequence ATGGCGAAATTGCTCTACGGCTTCAGCTGCTCGGTCGACGGCTTCGTCGCCGGCCCGGGCGGCGACATGTCCTGGCTGACCCCGTACCTCGGCCCGGACCCGCTGGTCGACGAGCTGATCCCGGAGATCGGCGCGCTGCTCGTCGGGCGCCGGACGTTCGGCGGCGACGACCCGCACCGCGGCGGTGAAGGCGAGGGCAAGCCGTTCGGCGGCGGCTGGGAGGGCCCGCAGTTCGTGCTCACCCACCGCCCCGCGGCTCCGGCACCCGGGATCACGTTCGTCGACAACCTTGTCGGCGCGGTCGACGCGGCGAAGGCGGCGGCGGGCGAGAAGTACGTCAACGTCCTCGGCGCCGACGTCGCCCGGCAGTGCCTCGAAGCCGGCCTGCTCGACGAGATCCTCGCGCTGCCCGTGCCGGTACTGCTCGGCGACGGCGTCCGGATGTTCGACTACCCCGGCGGCAAGGCCGTCGCGCTCGAAGTGCTGCGGCCGAACTGGTACCGGGTCGTGAGTGAGAAACAGGGTTAG
- a CDS encoding acyl-CoA carboxylase subunit beta, producing MNWQPEVDEIARRRELAERMGGPEKVARQHAAGRSTVRERIAALVDPGSFDEIGALAGTASYVDGSLESFTPANFIIGTAKLDGRRVAIGGDDFTVRGGAADAAIMEKQVHAERLANELGLPLVRLIEGTGGGGSVKMLEQHGFTYVPVNPGWDLVVANLSTVPVVALCLGPVAGLGAARAVMSHLNVLVDGAGQLFVAGPPVVKHATGEDLTKEELGGADVHRRSGAVDRIVASEAEAFAVAKQFLSYLPSSVDALPPVSSTEDPADRRAEALLSLVPRNRRHPYRLRSLLDGVFDDGSVFDYAVSGGSAYAGLARLNGHPVGVLATDPYRGATLTPEGADVMTRLVDLCETFHLPLVSLTDQAGMVIGAAAERAGAIRHGARAVTAVYQARVPMAEVIVRRVFGVGGAGQVNRHRLVRRWAWPSGDWGSLPVEGGIEAAYRAELDVADDRAARIEEIRARLDAVRSPFRTAERFSVEDVIDPRETRARLCDWVPDAYAVLPKLLGGPSFGTRP from the coding sequence ATGAACTGGCAGCCGGAGGTCGACGAGATCGCGCGGCGCCGCGAGCTCGCCGAGCGCATGGGCGGGCCGGAGAAGGTGGCCCGGCAGCACGCCGCCGGACGCTCGACGGTCCGGGAGCGGATCGCCGCCCTCGTCGACCCCGGCAGCTTCGACGAAATCGGCGCGCTGGCCGGTACGGCGTCCTATGTGGACGGCTCGCTGGAGTCGTTCACCCCGGCCAACTTCATCATTGGGACGGCGAAGCTCGACGGCCGCCGGGTGGCCATCGGCGGCGACGACTTCACCGTCCGCGGTGGTGCCGCCGACGCGGCGATCATGGAGAAGCAGGTCCACGCCGAGCGGCTCGCGAACGAGCTCGGGCTGCCGCTGGTGCGGCTGATCGAGGGCACCGGAGGCGGCGGCAGCGTCAAGATGCTGGAGCAGCACGGGTTCACCTACGTCCCGGTCAACCCCGGCTGGGACCTCGTGGTGGCCAACCTCTCGACGGTGCCGGTGGTCGCGCTCTGCCTGGGCCCGGTCGCCGGGCTCGGCGCCGCGCGGGCGGTGATGTCCCACCTGAACGTCCTGGTCGACGGCGCCGGGCAGCTGTTCGTCGCCGGGCCGCCGGTGGTGAAGCACGCGACGGGGGAGGATCTCACCAAGGAGGAGCTGGGCGGCGCCGACGTCCACCGGCGCAGCGGCGCGGTCGACCGGATCGTGGCGTCGGAGGCCGAGGCTTTCGCCGTCGCGAAGCAGTTCCTGTCCTACCTTCCGTCCTCTGTGGACGCACTACCGCCGGTGTCGTCCACAGAGGACCCCGCGGATCGGCGTGCCGAGGCACTGCTGTCGCTGGTGCCGCGCAACCGCCGTCACCCCTACCGGCTGCGGTCGCTGCTCGACGGTGTCTTCGACGACGGCTCGGTGTTCGACTACGCCGTGTCCGGTGGCTCGGCGTACGCGGGGCTGGCTCGGCTGAACGGCCACCCGGTCGGCGTACTGGCCACCGATCCCTACCGCGGCGCGACCCTGACGCCCGAAGGCGCCGACGTCATGACGCGGCTCGTCGACCTCTGCGAGACCTTCCACCTGCCGCTCGTGTCGCTGACCGACCAGGCGGGCATGGTGATCGGCGCGGCCGCCGAACGCGCGGGCGCGATCCGCCACGGCGCCCGCGCGGTGACGGCGGTCTACCAGGCGCGGGTGCCGATGGCCGAGGTGATCGTCCGGCGCGTGTTCGGCGTCGGCGGCGCGGGCCAGGTCAACCGCCACCGCCTGGTCCGCCGCTGGGCGTGGCCGTCCGGCGACTGGGGTTCGCTGCCGGTCGAGGGCGGCATCGAAGCGGCCTACCGCGCGGAACTCGACGTCGCCGACGACCGGGCGGCGCGGATCGAGGAGATCCGCGCGCGCCTGGACGCCGTGCGGTCGCCGTTCCGCACCGCGGAGCGGTTCTCGGTCGAGGACGTCATCGACCCGCGCGAAACCCGCGCCCGGCTGTGCGACTGGGTCCCGGACGCCTACGCGGTGCTGCCGAAGCTGCTCGGCGGCCCGTCGTTCGGCACGCGGCCCTAG
- a CDS encoding SDR family oxidoreductase, with protein sequence MTGVVVTGGGGGIGAALARRFAAGGAQVLVADLDGDKAAEIAKEVNGTAFAGDVASPEGVAKLIDSARETLGEIDVFCANAGIAPFGGAESPEEVWARTWDVNVMAHVRAANLLLPAWLERGQGHFIATVSAAGLLTSLGSAPYSVTKHGALAFAEWLSATYRHRGITVQAICPQGVRTAMLESTGTAGQLLMGASAIEPEQVADALFAAIDAKQFLVLPHPEVADYYAARATQTDRWLGGMNKLQRKVEAALEAE encoded by the coding sequence GTGACCGGCGTCGTCGTCACCGGGGGTGGCGGCGGCATCGGCGCCGCGCTGGCCCGCCGCTTCGCCGCCGGCGGGGCCCAGGTGCTCGTCGCCGACCTCGACGGCGACAAGGCCGCGGAAATCGCGAAAGAGGTCAACGGGACGGCGTTCGCGGGCGACGTCGCGAGCCCCGAAGGCGTCGCGAAGCTGATCGACAGCGCCCGCGAGACCCTCGGCGAGATCGACGTCTTCTGTGCCAACGCGGGCATCGCGCCCTTCGGTGGCGCGGAAAGCCCCGAGGAGGTCTGGGCGCGCACCTGGGACGTCAACGTCATGGCGCACGTCCGCGCGGCCAACCTGCTGCTGCCCGCGTGGCTCGAACGCGGCCAAGGCCACTTCATCGCGACGGTGTCCGCCGCCGGCCTGCTCACCAGCCTCGGCTCGGCGCCGTACTCGGTGACCAAGCACGGCGCACTCGCGTTCGCCGAGTGGCTGTCGGCGACCTACCGGCACCGCGGCATCACCGTGCAGGCGATCTGCCCGCAGGGCGTGCGCACCGCGATGCTGGAGAGCACCGGCACCGCCGGCCAGTTGCTGATGGGCGCGTCGGCGATCGAGCCCGAGCAGGTCGCGGACGCGCTGTTCGCGGCCATCGACGCGAAGCAGTTCCTCGTGCTGCCCCACCCCGAGGTCGCGGACTACTACGCGGCCCGCGCGACGCAGACCGACCGCTGGCTCGGCGGGATGAACAAGCTGCAGCGCAAGGTCGAAGCGGCCCTCGAGGCCGAATGA
- a CDS encoding SDR family oxidoreductase, with amino-acid sequence MNSFKDRVAIVTGASRGIGLGIAKTLVERGAKVCITARKPEALEEAVNSLGGPDVAMFVPGKADDTDHQDEAVAKTIETFGRLDYLVNNTGINPVYGPTLDIDPAAAAKILGVNVLAPLGWTKRARDAWMGEHGGAVVNVASVAGLGASPGIGMYGVSKAALIRLTVELGAELGPKIRVNAVAPAVVKTKFATALYEGREEEVSAAYPMKRLGVPADIAGAVAFLLSDDAGWITGQTMVLDGGVTLGGGL; translated from the coding sequence GTGAACTCGTTCAAGGATCGCGTCGCGATCGTCACCGGGGCCAGCCGGGGCATCGGCCTCGGGATCGCGAAGACGCTCGTCGAGCGCGGGGCCAAGGTGTGCATCACCGCGCGCAAGCCCGAGGCCCTCGAAGAGGCCGTCAACTCCCTCGGCGGCCCCGACGTCGCCATGTTCGTGCCCGGCAAGGCCGACGACACCGACCACCAGGACGAGGCCGTCGCGAAGACGATCGAGACCTTCGGCCGGCTCGACTACCTGGTCAACAACACCGGCATCAACCCCGTCTACGGCCCGACCCTCGACATCGACCCCGCCGCCGCGGCGAAGATCCTCGGCGTCAACGTGCTCGCGCCGCTCGGCTGGACCAAGCGTGCCCGCGACGCGTGGATGGGGGAGCACGGCGGTGCCGTCGTCAACGTCGCCTCCGTCGCGGGCCTCGGCGCGTCGCCCGGCATCGGCATGTACGGCGTCAGCAAGGCCGCGCTGATCCGGCTGACCGTCGAGCTCGGCGCCGAGCTGGGCCCGAAGATCCGGGTCAACGCCGTCGCGCCCGCCGTCGTCAAGACCAAGTTCGCCACCGCGCTCTACGAAGGCCGCGAGGAAGAGGTCTCCGCGGCCTACCCGATGAAGCGCCTCGGCGTGCCGGCCGACATCGCCGGCGCCGTCGCGTTCCTGCTGTCCGACGACGCGGGCTGGATCACCGGCCAGACCATGGTCCTCGACGGCGGCGTGACCCTGGGCGGTGGCCTGTGA
- a CDS encoding oxygenase MpaB family protein, with amino-acid sequence MATLSPPEIRARVRDALFARVAGPDGPRARARIHDSPGPRWFEPDSPIRRVHGDTAMFVGGLRALLLQSLHPLAMAAVAAHSGYRGDPWGRLQRTSTFLAVTTFGTADDAEEAVSVVRAVHGRVAGVAPDGRRYRAADPHLLTWVHIAEVDSFLRAHQRYGANPLDEDGCDRYLAETAVIARKLGVPEPPRTRSELDDALTAYRPELHGTAQARQAARFLLLTPPIPWAARVPYAVLAASAVGMLPAWTRPKLRVPYAPLAEATAVRLAGSSLVKAVRWAMAAPLPATG; translated from the coding sequence ATGGCGACGCTCTCACCGCCGGAGATCCGCGCCCGGGTGCGGGACGCCCTCTTCGCGCGGGTGGCCGGCCCGGACGGTCCCCGCGCCCGGGCTCGCATCCACGACAGCCCCGGACCGCGGTGGTTCGAGCCGGACAGCCCGATCCGGCGGGTGCACGGGGACACCGCGATGTTCGTCGGCGGCCTGCGCGCGCTGCTCCTGCAGTCGCTGCACCCGCTGGCGATGGCCGCCGTGGCCGCGCACTCCGGGTACCGCGGCGACCCGTGGGGCCGGCTGCAGCGCACCAGCACGTTCCTCGCGGTGACGACGTTCGGCACGGCCGACGACGCCGAGGAAGCCGTCTCGGTGGTCCGGGCCGTCCACGGCCGGGTGGCCGGGGTCGCGCCGGACGGCCGGCGGTACCGGGCCGCCGACCCGCACCTGCTCACCTGGGTGCACATCGCCGAGGTCGACAGCTTCCTGCGCGCCCACCAGCGTTATGGCGCGAACCCGCTCGACGAGGACGGCTGCGACCGCTACCTCGCCGAGACGGCGGTGATCGCCCGCAAGCTCGGGGTGCCCGAACCACCCCGGACGCGCTCGGAGCTCGACGACGCTCTCACGGCGTACCGGCCGGAGCTGCACGGCACCGCGCAGGCGCGGCAGGCGGCGCGGTTCCTGCTCCTGACCCCGCCGATCCCGTGGGCCGCGCGGGTGCCGTACGCCGTGCTGGCCGCCTCGGCGGTCGGCATGCTGCCGGCGTGGACGCGGCCGAAGCTGCGGGTGCCGTACGCGCCGCTGGCGGAGGCCACGGCGGTCCGCTTGGCCGGAAGTTCGCTGGTCAAGGCCGTCCGCTGGGCGATGGCCGCGCCCCTGCCCGCCACCGGGTGA
- the phoU gene encoding phosphate signaling complex protein PhoU, whose amino-acid sequence MREKFHDELAELGDQLTSMCRLAAESMRRASTALLTADLPLAERVLGADDDLDRARTECEAHAQSLLALQAPVAGDLRTILAVIYCAEKFERMGDLAAHIADTTRFTHPDRAVPAELAPVFADMSTTAAGMVDRLAARISGEAAGAYSELNETDHIVDALHADVLREITKDEWPHGVQSATSLALLARFYERFADQTVSVAKRLEFAESGAIPV is encoded by the coding sequence ATGCGCGAAAAGTTCCACGACGAATTGGCGGAACTCGGTGACCAGCTGACGTCGATGTGCCGGCTGGCGGCGGAATCCATGCGCCGTGCCAGTACGGCGTTGCTGACCGCCGACCTGCCGCTGGCCGAGCGAGTTCTCGGCGCCGACGACGACCTGGATCGGGCGCGCACCGAATGCGAAGCGCACGCCCAGTCGTTGCTCGCGCTGCAGGCACCGGTCGCCGGGGATCTGCGCACGATCCTCGCCGTGATCTATTGCGCCGAAAAGTTCGAGCGGATGGGTGACCTCGCCGCGCACATCGCCGACACCACGCGCTTCACCCACCCCGACCGGGCCGTGCCGGCCGAGCTGGCCCCCGTGTTCGCCGACATGAGCACCACCGCGGCCGGGATGGTCGATCGGCTCGCCGCCCGGATCTCGGGCGAGGCGGCCGGCGCGTATTCGGAGCTGAACGAGACCGATCACATCGTCGACGCCCTGCACGCCGACGTCCTGCGCGAGATCACCAAGGACGAATGGCCGCACGGCGTGCAGTCCGCGACCAGCCTCGCGCTGCTGGCGCGGTTCTACGAACGGTTCGCCGACCAGACCGTCTCCGTGGCGAAACGGCTGGAGTTCGCCGAGTCCGGGGCCATTCCGGTCTGA
- a CDS encoding serine/threonine-protein kinase, with protein MHSGTADGAHAGDGAATSPRYSLDVAGVGPWWARDEPPEVIAGRYEIGGLIGSGGTARVYQAFDRRMRRDVAVKVYDRGAVAVEQLRRAREKTIQASIDHPRVVALFDSGTDGDRPYLVMQLVAGENLAQRLLGGPLPVEQVTELAAQLAEALAHVHDRRVVHRDLKPANVLLGGDGPLISDFGIAHELDSTHVTGTGLVTGTAAYLAPEQVVGERAGPAADVYALGLILLECLTAEREYPGTLAESATARLHRPPRVPAGLPAPLARTLERMTAREPADRPAAGEILELLREPAPAPTRRRKLVAAGGLVTAGTAVVLAVLLTRPDVAGPDAGEQPVAGSVVPSSTVPSTPVSASAPVTTVLMGSSQGGASVTPGLAAVPLPPPATSGAVHATGPENGKAKGKTKGNGPVKGKGQTGH; from the coding sequence GTGCATTCCGGAACAGCGGACGGCGCGCACGCCGGTGACGGCGCCGCCACCTCGCCCCGGTACTCGCTGGACGTCGCCGGAGTCGGGCCGTGGTGGGCCCGCGACGAGCCGCCGGAGGTGATCGCCGGGCGCTACGAGATCGGCGGCCTGATCGGCAGCGGCGGCACGGCCCGCGTCTACCAGGCGTTCGACCGGCGGATGCGCCGGGACGTCGCGGTCAAGGTGTACGACCGGGGCGCGGTGGCCGTCGAACAGCTGCGCCGGGCGCGGGAGAAGACCATCCAGGCCAGCATCGACCACCCCCGGGTCGTCGCCCTGTTCGACAGCGGCACCGACGGCGACCGGCCCTACCTGGTGATGCAGCTGGTGGCGGGGGAGAACCTCGCGCAGCGCCTGCTCGGCGGGCCGCTGCCGGTCGAGCAGGTGACCGAGCTGGCCGCCCAGCTCGCCGAAGCGCTGGCCCACGTCCACGACCGGCGGGTCGTGCACCGGGACCTCAAGCCCGCCAACGTCCTGCTCGGCGGCGACGGCCCGCTGATCTCCGACTTCGGCATCGCGCACGAGCTGGATTCGACGCACGTCACCGGCACCGGCCTGGTGACCGGCACGGCCGCGTACCTGGCCCCGGAGCAGGTCGTCGGCGAGCGGGCCGGCCCGGCGGCCGACGTCTACGCGCTCGGCCTGATCCTGCTGGAGTGCCTGACCGCCGAGCGCGAATACCCGGGCACGCTGGCCGAGTCGGCGACGGCGCGGCTGCACCGGCCGCCCCGCGTGCCCGCCGGTCTGCCCGCACCGCTGGCCCGCACCCTCGAACGGATGACCGCCCGCGAACCCGCGGATCGCCCCGCGGCCGGTGAGATCCTGGAGCTGCTGCGGGAGCCGGCCCCGGCGCCCACGCGGCGGCGGAAGCTGGTCGCGGCCGGAGGTCTCGTGACCGCGGGCACCGCCGTGGTGCTCGCCGTGCTGCTCACGCGCCCGGACGTCGCGGGCCCCGACGCGGGCGAGCAGCCCGTGGCCGGATCGGTGGTCCCGAGCAGCACGGTCCCGTCGACGCCGGTGTCCGCGTCGGCGCCGGTGACGACCGTGCTGATGGGGTCGTCGCAGGGCGGGGCGTCGGTGACCCCGGGGCTCGCGGCGGTGCCGCTGCCCCCGCCCGCCACCTCGGGCGCCGTGCACGCCACGGGCCCGGAGAACGGCAAGGCCAAGGGCAAGACCAAGGGCAACGGCCCGGTGAAGGGAAAGGGCCAGACCGGCCACTGA
- a CDS encoding NUDIX hydrolase gives MNYIAELRALVGTRPLILPGTSVLVVDERDRLLLVTRAESGDWGLPGGFLDPGESFEDAGRREVREEIGLVIGELELFGVYAGPEYYYRYPHGDEVHNVTAAFVTRVNAPVVHVDGVEISGYEFFEPDRLPDDVIGPERPIVDDYVKRSPRPA, from the coding sequence ATGAACTACATCGCCGAACTGCGCGCCCTGGTCGGGACCCGGCCGCTGATCCTGCCCGGCACCTCCGTGCTGGTCGTCGACGAGCGGGACCGGCTCCTGCTGGTCACCCGCGCGGAGAGCGGCGACTGGGGCCTGCCGGGCGGCTTCCTGGACCCGGGGGAGTCCTTCGAGGACGCCGGCCGCCGCGAGGTGCGGGAGGAGATCGGGCTCGTGATCGGGGAGCTCGAGCTGTTCGGCGTCTACGCCGGACCGGAGTACTACTACCGCTACCCGCACGGCGACGAGGTGCACAACGTGACGGCCGCGTTCGTCACGCGGGTGAACGCCCCGGTGGTGCACGTGGACGGGGTGGAGATCTCCGGGTACGAGTTCTTCGAACCGGACCGGCTCCCGGACGACGTCATCGGCCCGGAGCGCCCGATCGTGGACGACTACGTCAAGCGGTCGCCCCGGCCGGCGTGA
- a CDS encoding MFS transporter, with protein MSRATTVSTAVIFVVALNLRPAVTSLGAALPDISVAGSLIAAILVALPLWAIGLGGRATPWLCGRVGTHRTVTLSLLGLAAALAGRVLGGAVPLLAGTALACLSIAVLGTVLPLLAKGSAAYPLGLGLGSTAGALITPAAVLSSSWRAGLGWWALVALLAHLVWRRTTGEFLEPRPASRPVRATALTIHFGLISTVTFLVMGWLPGILRDAGVSPTTAGACLAVSMAMGLPMMWLVPGWTRRWRNQTLLVAALAAPNVVGVAGLLLAPAAAPWAWAAATGMGMGSLAFALTTISLRSKDSSLSLSASVQGVGYVMAGFGVLACGWLHTHTGGWRTPLLLVLAILLGQAASGHVTVAHRATVIPFPRRPRRIVPKVPLRPGQEIPEVGA; from the coding sequence ATGTCCCGTGCCACCACCGTTTCCACCGCCGTGATCTTCGTAGTGGCCCTCAACCTGAGGCCGGCCGTGACGAGCCTGGGCGCGGCTCTCCCGGACATCTCCGTCGCCGGTTCCCTGATCGCCGCGATCCTCGTCGCGCTGCCCCTGTGGGCGATCGGCCTCGGTGGCCGGGCGACACCGTGGCTGTGCGGCCGCGTCGGAACGCACCGGACGGTCACCTTGTCCCTCCTCGGCCTGGCGGCGGCGCTGGCCGGGCGGGTCCTCGGCGGCGCGGTGCCGCTCCTGGCCGGGACGGCGCTGGCGTGCCTGTCCATCGCCGTGCTCGGCACCGTGCTTCCCCTGCTGGCCAAGGGATCCGCCGCCTACCCGCTCGGTCTCGGGCTGGGCAGCACGGCCGGCGCGCTGATCACCCCGGCGGCGGTGCTGTCGTCGTCGTGGCGGGCCGGCCTGGGGTGGTGGGCGCTGGTGGCCCTGCTGGCCCACCTGGTGTGGCGGCGCACGACCGGCGAGTTCCTGGAGCCGCGGCCGGCCTCGCGCCCGGTCCGGGCCACGGCGCTGACCATCCACTTCGGACTGATCTCGACGGTGACCTTCCTCGTCATGGGCTGGCTACCCGGAATCCTGCGTGACGCGGGTGTCTCGCCGACGACCGCGGGCGCGTGCCTCGCGGTGTCGATGGCCATGGGGCTGCCGATGATGTGGCTGGTCCCCGGCTGGACGCGCCGGTGGCGCAACCAGACCCTGCTCGTGGCCGCCTTGGCCGCGCCCAACGTGGTCGGCGTGGCCGGCCTGCTCCTCGCCCCCGCGGCGGCACCGTGGGCGTGGGCCGCCGCGACCGGCATGGGCATGGGTTCGCTCGCGTTCGCCCTGACGACGATCTCGTTGCGCAGCAAGGACAGCTCGCTCTCACTGTCCGCCTCGGTCCAGGGCGTGGGCTACGTGATGGCGGGCTTCGGCGTGCTGGCCTGCGGCTGGCTGCACACGCACACGGGCGGCTGGCGGACACCGCTGCTGCTGGTCCTGGCGATCCTGCTCGGCCAGGCGGCCAGCGGCCACGTGACGGTGGCCCACCGGGCCACGGTGATCCCGTTCCCGCGCCGGCCCCGGCGAATCGTCCCGAAGGTCCCGCTGCGGCCCGGGCAGGAGATTCCCGAGGTCGGTGCTTGA